The Clostridium sp. AWRP genome has a window encoding:
- a CDS encoding MEDS domain-containing protein: METLCSTCSLRNDIEKHRIMLNNLIAKKEYKLLDEEIINLSKYLDELVYRCVFCNKSLEYISKLNLKNVFGMHSTFYYYGYQHLFTSLYFYITAGINNNELIYVSMEKSLYNKLLAFLKVNKVSVEHIKFNSVEKLIKGNRYGGLIELKHQINKALLSNEVKKYSGIRWIGQPSYAIKITSQNDFLAFETNLTEGVYNTKASILCIYDAYDYMNKGEFINKTVIEKSLLTHSYILKNSFLEEIG; encoded by the coding sequence GTGGAAACTTTATGCAGTACATGTAGTTTACGTAATGATATAGAAAAACATAGAATTATGTTGAATAACTTAATAGCTAAAAAAGAGTATAAATTGCTTGATGAAGAAATTATTAATTTAAGTAAATATTTGGACGAATTAGTTTATAGATGTGTATTTTGCAATAAAAGTTTAGAATATATTTCTAAACTAAATTTAAAAAACGTATTTGGAATGCATTCAACTTTTTATTATTATGGATACCAGCATCTTTTTACTAGTCTGTATTTTTATATAACTGCAGGTATCAACAATAATGAACTTATATATGTTTCTATGGAAAAAAGTCTTTACAATAAATTATTGGCTTTTTTGAAAGTTAATAAGGTTTCTGTTGAACATATTAAGTTTAATAGTGTAGAAAAACTAATTAAAGGTAATAGATATGGTGGCTTAATTGAATTAAAACATCAAATTAATAAAGCACTTTTAAGTAATGAAGTTAAAAAATATAGTGGCATAAGATGGATTGGACAACCCTCTTATGCTATTAAAATCACTTCTCAAAATGACTTTTTAGCTTTTGAAACAAATCTAACTGAAGGTGTATACAATACTAAAGCATCCATACTTTGCATATATGATGCTTATGATTATATGAATAAAGGAGAGTTTATAAATAAAACAGTAATAGAAAAATCTTTACTTACCCATTCTTATATTTTAAAAAATTCATTTTTAGAGGAGATAGGTTAG